The following is a genomic window from Pirellulales bacterium.
GACGGGACTGCTGCCGGCCTACTTGAAGATCGACTATCGCGGCGTGCCCGGCTACGAGCAGATCGCCTCGCTGCTCACGATCCACAACATGGCCTATCAGGGCCAATTCTGGCACTGGGACATGCTGCTCACCGGGCTCGACTGGAAATTCTTCAACTGGCAGCAGCTCGAGTTCTTCGGCAAGTTGAACCTGCTCAAGGCCGGACTCGTCTTTGCCGACGCCATCAACACGGTCAGCCCACGCTACGCTGAAGAGATCCAAGGCTCGGAGCAAGGTTGCGGGCTCGAAGGCGTGCTGCAGCAGCGACGGGCAATCTTGTCGGGCATCATCAACGGCGTCGACTACTCGGTCTGGAACCCGGCGACCGATCGGCACCTGGCGCAGACTTATGACGTCGTGACGATCGCTACCGGCAAGCCCGCCTGCAAGGCCGCCCTGCAAAAGTTGCTCGGACTGCGCGAGGAGTCGCGTGCCCCGCTGGTCGGGCTCGTGGGCAGGCTCGTCGAGCAAAAAGGCATCGACCTGGTCACGCGCGTCATGCAAGAGTGGGTTCACCGCACCGAGATCCAGTGGGCCATTCTCGGCACGGGCGAGCCCAAGTACGAACAACAGCTCACCGCCCTGGCCGAGCGCTTCCCGCAACGCGTGGCCGTGAAGCTCGACTTCTCCGATCCGCTGGCGCACCAGATCGAGGCGGGCGCCGACATCTTCCTGATGCCGAGCCGCTTCGAGCCGTGTGGACTGAACCAGCTCTACAGTCTCAAGTACGGTACGGTACCGGTGGTGCGTTCGACGGGGGGACTCGTCGATACGGTCACCGACACGAACGAGCAATCGCTGGCCGCCGGTACGGCCACGGGTTTCGCCTTCCACGACTACAGCACGCTGGGGCTTTCCGAGGCGTTGCGGCGTGCCCTGGACACCTACGAATCGCGGCCCGAGATCTGGCGCAAGCTGCAAGAAACCGGCATGCGGCAAGACTGGTCGTGGGACGCGAGTGCCCGCAAGTACGCTGATCTGTACGGGCAAATCCTGGCCCGGACGCGACAGACCGTGCGGACCTGATTTCACGGGTCGAAGAACATCGCGGCCCCCTGCGGCGACGAGGGGACTATTTTCTTTTTCGGCCGCATAGCTTCGCGAAATCGCCCGGCTTATAGTCGTTGGGTAGATGCTTACCCATGCGCCTTTCGGGGAGATCGACCGATGTCCGCCGCTTCTGGAACGCTTTGCCGCCTCCGCTATGCCTCACGTCAATGCGCCGTATTCTCGGCCGTGGCTGCGCTCGTGACGATCGCCGCGCTGGCCTCTTCGCCGGCTAGCGCGCAGCATGGATTCAGTGGCGGCATTCGCGGTGGCATGGGAGGCTTTGGCGGCACGATGGGGGGCTTCGGTGGCGTCGCGATGGGCCATCCCTTCGGTTCTTCGATGGGCCTGGTCGGTACGCCGGGCATGCACCCGTATGGCTACAACTACGCCGGCATGCCGTATGGTCCGAATCCCTACGCAGGACTTCATCCTCTCTCGCCGGCCGGACTGGGACCTTACAACCCAGCGATCGCACACCCCTACAATCCTTGGGGACCGATCAACCCTGGTGGCAACCATCCGCTGACGCCGCTGTATCCCCCCAACCGCCCGCTGACGCCCCTTTATCCGGCGAACAACGACTACTGGCCCTGGTGGTGGTACAACAATCCCGACTTCGGCTACACCTATCAGATGTATCCCTTCTCGAACTTCTGGGAGATGCTCGGCTTCTACGGCCACTATGGCTACTACGGTGGGCAGCAGGGCATGGTCGTGAGTGGCGTGCATGG
Proteins encoded in this region:
- the glgA gene encoding glycogen synthase GlgA, which encodes MHILLATSEAVPFAKTGGLADVAGALPSALSKQGHKVTLMLPAYRSVRQTNLPLQPTEIEFSFAMGARNVTGRLLETRLPGSDVTVYLVEQDDYYDRDGLYRSGNEDYKDNCERFVFFCRAVLETIRHLDTPVDVLHANDWQTGLLPAYLKIDYRGVPGYEQIASLLTIHNMAYQGQFWHWDMLLTGLDWKFFNWQQLEFFGKLNLLKAGLVFADAINTVSPRYAEEIQGSEQGCGLEGVLQQRRAILSGIINGVDYSVWNPATDRHLAQTYDVVTIATGKPACKAALQKLLGLREESRAPLVGLVGRLVEQKGIDLVTRVMQEWVHRTEIQWAILGTGEPKYEQQLTALAERFPQRVAVKLDFSDPLAHQIEAGADIFLMPSRFEPCGLNQLYSLKYGTVPVVRSTGGLVDTVTDTNEQSLAAGTATGFAFHDYSTLGLSEALRRALDTYESRPEIWRKLQETGMRQDWSWDASARKYADLYGQILARTRQTVRT
- a CDS encoding PDZ domain-containing protein, encoding MSAASGTLCRLRYASRQCAVFSAVAALVTIAALASSPASAQHGFSGGIRGGMGGFGGTMGGFGGVAMGHPFGSSMGLVGTPGMHPYGYNYAGMPYGPNPYAGLHPLSPAGLGPYNPAIAHPYNPWGPINPGGNHPLTPLYPPNRPLTPLYPANNDYWPWWWYNNPDFGYTYQMYPFSNFWEMLGFYGHYGYYGGQQGMVVSGVHGNTLANQIGLAAGDIITSVNGQPVQNAEQFVQALREAKGPITLSVYDTRNGRTSNLNFNAEDAARYAPPGSSGNTPATEAEGTRQDVRNVESGENNVPQQ